One segment of Candidatus Effluviviaceae Genus V sp. DNA contains the following:
- a CDS encoding radical SAM protein, whose protein sequence is MLPGAVYFSVANLGFLTACRGGDEVMRTNLRTFTRAQAAKTLLSLVPHMSVDNLIRASRFAEKLTRVERDRETIRLLRQMFEQGHPAVMMAKEVLERLSPNCRNKLIENLFVNAFLIGTDQREIEMPKSHGFRPPMFVVISPTMRCNLRCPGCYAGEYEQHEGLSTEEVDRIISEVKSMGTYFVTMSGGEIFCRPDMFDIWQEHSDVYFQLYTNGTMIDEKTAARLEECGNVAPMISLEGFRERTDARRGEGTFDRVMQAMDNLREAGVMFGTSFTETRENMEEIAGDEMIDLLIEKGAMVAWYFQYIPIGREPHVELMPTPEQRDWLRRRVLELRESKAIFIGDFWNDGYYVEGCIAGGREYVHINANGDVEPCVFCHFAVDNIRDSSIREALNSDFMKAIRRRQPYRDNYLTPCMLIDEPTVLRDCVAKCHAHPTHEGAETLITDLKAEIDGYARSYRAIADEAWEKEYAEKNKRRVKSARYS, encoded by the coding sequence ATGCTGCCGGGTGCGGTATACTTCAGTGTCGCGAACCTGGGCTTTCTCACAGCCTGCCGCGGAGGCGATGAGGTGATGAGAACGAACCTGAGGACATTCACGAGGGCTCAGGCGGCGAAGACCCTCCTCTCCCTCGTGCCACACATGTCGGTCGATAACCTGATCAGGGCGTCCCGCTTCGCAGAGAAGCTGACGAGAGTCGAGCGCGACAGGGAGACGATCCGCCTGCTCCGGCAGATGTTCGAGCAGGGGCATCCCGCCGTCATGATGGCAAAGGAGGTTCTGGAACGTCTCTCTCCGAACTGCCGCAACAAGCTCATCGAGAACCTCTTCGTGAACGCGTTCCTGATCGGCACCGACCAGCGCGAGATCGAGATGCCGAAGAGCCATGGGTTCAGACCGCCCATGTTCGTCGTCATCAGCCCGACGATGCGCTGCAACCTCCGGTGCCCGGGCTGCTACGCCGGAGAGTACGAGCAGCATGAGGGGCTTTCGACGGAGGAGGTCGACCGGATCATCTCAGAGGTCAAGTCGATGGGGACCTATTTCGTCACGATGAGCGGGGGCGAGATCTTCTGCCGTCCGGACATGTTCGATATCTGGCAGGAGCACAGCGACGTCTACTTCCAGCTCTACACGAACGGCACGATGATCGACGAGAAGACCGCGGCCCGGCTCGAGGAGTGCGGGAACGTCGCGCCGATGATCAGCCTTGAGGGCTTCAGGGAGAGGACCGATGCGCGGCGAGGCGAGGGTACCTTCGACCGCGTCATGCAGGCGATGGACAACCTGCGCGAGGCCGGCGTGATGTTCGGAACCTCGTTCACTGAGACGCGGGAGAACATGGAGGAGATCGCCGGCGACGAGATGATCGACCTTCTCATCGAGAAGGGCGCGATGGTCGCGTGGTACTTCCAGTACATCCCGATCGGCAGAGAGCCCCACGTCGAGCTGATGCCGACACCGGAGCAGCGCGACTGGCTCAGAAGGCGGGTGCTCGAGCTCCGGGAGTCCAAGGCGATCTTCATCGGCGACTTCTGGAACGACGGCTACTATGTCGAGGGGTGCATCGCTGGGGGGCGCGAGTACGTCCACATCAACGCCAACGGAGACGTCGAGCCGTGCGTCTTCTGCCACTTCGCGGTCGACAACATCCGGGACAGCTCGATCAGGGAGGCGCTGAACTCGGATTTCATGAAGGCCATCCGGAGGCGTCAGCCGTACCGCGATAACTACCTGACGCCCTGCATGCTCATCGACGAGCCGACGGTCCTGCGGGACTGCGTCGCGAAGTGCCACGCGCACCCGACCCACGAGGGTGCGGAGACCCTGATCACCGATCTCAAGGCGGAGATCGACGGATACGCCAGGAGCTACCGGGCGATCGCGGACGAGGCGTGGGAAAAGGAGTACGCGGAGAAGAACAAGCGGCGCGTCAAATCGGCCCGATATTCCTGA
- a CDS encoding glycosyltransferase: MRVGMVTPTYQPYRGGVGEHVRHVAHELGKLGHDVTVVTTRFGGRCDVDDVEVVRLGRAVLVPANGSLCPVAVGPAMRRRVRGVFRRRRFDVVHVHEPFLPMLSLAAVAEAPCPVVATFHASNESPLGYRVFRRRLEPYAQRLSERIAVSRAALATVEPFFGGSYEIVPNGVEVARFAEAEPFDRDPREFRILFVGRLEQRKGLEHLLAAMPRILEDVPEARLIVVGGGPLSGYYRSRVPARARSRVEFTGFAPHADVPRHYRSADVYCSPATGGESFGIVLLEAMAAGAAVVASDIPGYRDVVHHGATGLLVSRESPESIAAGIVQVARFTELADRLRANARREVEQYDWSRVSRRILGVYERAAGAGKPSDLAGALNPAVS, from the coding sequence ATGAGAGTCGGCATGGTCACGCCCACATATCAGCCGTACCGCGGGGGCGTGGGTGAGCACGTGCGGCACGTCGCCCACGAACTCGGAAAGCTCGGTCACGACGTGACCGTCGTGACGACGCGGTTCGGCGGTCGCTGCGACGTCGATGACGTCGAGGTCGTGAGGCTCGGACGCGCGGTCCTCGTTCCGGCGAACGGTTCGCTCTGCCCGGTCGCGGTCGGCCCCGCGATGCGGCGACGCGTGCGGGGCGTCTTCAGGCGCCGTCGGTTCGACGTCGTTCATGTTCACGAACCGTTCCTGCCTATGCTCTCCCTGGCCGCGGTCGCCGAGGCGCCGTGTCCCGTCGTCGCGACGTTCCACGCGAGCAACGAGTCCCCGCTGGGATACCGCGTGTTCCGCCGCCGGCTCGAGCCCTACGCTCAGAGGCTCTCGGAGCGGATCGCCGTGTCGCGTGCGGCGCTCGCCACCGTCGAGCCGTTCTTCGGCGGCAGCTACGAGATCGTGCCGAACGGTGTCGAGGTCGCCCGGTTCGCCGAGGCCGAGCCGTTCGACCGCGACCCCCGCGAGTTCCGGATCCTCTTCGTCGGACGCCTGGAGCAGCGAAAGGGTCTCGAGCATCTTCTGGCTGCGATGCCTCGGATCCTGGAGGACGTCCCCGAGGCCAGGCTGATCGTCGTCGGAGGCGGACCGCTGAGCGGGTACTACAGGTCGCGTGTTCCGGCGCGCGCGAGGTCACGCGTCGAGTTCACCGGCTTCGCGCCGCACGCCGACGTGCCCAGGCACTACCGTTCCGCCGACGTCTACTGCTCGCCGGCGACCGGCGGCGAGAGCTTCGGCATCGTGCTGCTCGAGGCCATGGCGGCGGGCGCGGCTGTTGTCGCGTCGGACATCCCTGGCTACCGGGACGTTGTGCACCACGGCGCGACCGGGCTTCTCGTCTCCCGCGAGTCTCCTGAGAGCATCGCCGCCGGAATCGTCCAGGTGGCCCGCTTCACTGAGCTCGCCGACCGGCTTCGCGCGAACGCGAGGCGCGAGGTCGAACAGTACGACTGGTCACGTGTCTCACGGCGGATACTCGGCGTCTACGAGCGCGCCGCAGGCGCCGGGAAACCGTCCGATCTCGCCGGAGCGCTGAACCCGGCCGTGTCGTAG
- a CDS encoding MFS transporter, giving the protein MAERRDQLRGGYLSVFRNGNFSLLWTSSLSSQLGDHLNLMALAALIFSITDGAIRGFEFSKILLLASVPVLIFSPIAGVYADRHDRKTLMIWSDLVRAALVAAIPLVATTMTPVYVVVFLVFTINRFYLSAKTAAIPQIVTDEKLMPANALLNVAMMASLILGPWGGGLLVERYGAAVGFWTDAGTYALSAGLVGFLTLRSVAEVSAERRARKERGPRRGRRGAAAPPRDVPEGERLEPAPATDVDVDAIRSAYGRLLDDLRDGLNEMRGRREVLYSTASMSAVMFLAGLVLIVCPVFVRNEFGMGAADLGMLYSVGGLGMLLGSLLVGRYLCTVPRRAIVSLSFLFAGAAVLVMAFSDSIQMLGGLVFATGFVVAPTMVACDTMIQEGMKAGSIGKAFGMREMVSKAAFGIAGILSGLIADASGPRQVLVGAGIGCLAYSAISIVLLADTRRFNALNAYPLMRAGSALASQLPRGVTYPIASFLGLVGYALLPHRRRTARRNAARVLGVDASSDEARRTARRMFVSHGLYWADFFALNGRLGRRLSDATTIDGLEHLQAAVDRGRGVVFATAHLGSWDVGGTALAGVESLGPLSAIVEPVVTEESEEKMKEMRSRRGLNVIPLGRPLKLGRALRRGETVFFVADRTIGGEGIEIEFFSRPAVFPKGPAYWAIKSGAAVVPGFCVRDGGRFICYVEPAIEFDVTGDDDADMERLTRSIVAAFEKYIGRYPSQWCMLQPIWPEEEDSA; this is encoded by the coding sequence GTGGCCGAAAGACGCGACCAACTGCGCGGTGGCTATCTGAGCGTGTTCAGGAACGGGAACTTCTCGCTCCTGTGGACGAGCTCGCTCTCTTCCCAGCTCGGCGACCACCTCAATCTGATGGCCCTGGCGGCGCTCATCTTTTCGATAACCGACGGGGCGATCCGCGGGTTCGAGTTCTCCAAGATCCTGCTCCTGGCCAGCGTCCCCGTGCTGATATTCAGTCCGATCGCGGGTGTCTACGCAGACCGGCACGACCGGAAGACGTTGATGATCTGGTCGGACCTCGTGCGGGCGGCCCTCGTTGCGGCGATACCGCTCGTCGCCACGACCATGACGCCGGTCTACGTCGTCGTCTTCCTGGTCTTCACGATCAACCGCTTCTACCTCTCCGCCAAGACGGCGGCGATCCCGCAGATCGTCACTGACGAAAAACTGATGCCCGCGAACGCCCTCCTGAACGTCGCCATGATGGCCTCGCTGATCCTCGGGCCGTGGGGCGGCGGTCTCCTGGTCGAGCGCTACGGCGCGGCCGTCGGCTTCTGGACCGACGCGGGCACGTACGCGCTGTCGGCCGGACTGGTGGGTTTTCTCACGCTGAGGAGCGTCGCCGAGGTGTCGGCGGAGCGCCGGGCACGAAAGGAGCGTGGGCCGCGGCGAGGACGCCGCGGGGCGGCCGCGCCTCCCCGGGACGTCCCGGAAGGGGAGCGTCTGGAACCTGCGCCCGCGACCGACGTCGACGTCGATGCCATACGTTCAGCGTACGGACGTCTGCTCGACGACCTCAGAGACGGTCTGAACGAGATGCGGGGGCGGAGGGAGGTCCTCTACTCGACGGCCTCGATGTCGGCGGTCATGTTCCTCGCCGGTCTCGTGCTGATCGTCTGTCCCGTCTTCGTTCGGAACGAGTTCGGCATGGGCGCCGCCGACCTCGGGATGCTCTATTCGGTCGGCGGCCTCGGTATGCTCCTCGGCTCGCTCCTCGTCGGCCGATATCTCTGTACCGTACCCCGGCGGGCCATCGTCTCGCTGAGTTTCCTCTTCGCCGGTGCCGCCGTTCTCGTGATGGCGTTCTCTGACTCGATCCAGATGCTCGGCGGGCTGGTCTTCGCAACGGGGTTCGTCGTCGCGCCGACGATGGTCGCGTGCGACACGATGATCCAGGAGGGCATGAAGGCGGGGTCGATCGGCAAGGCGTTCGGCATGCGGGAGATGGTGTCGAAGGCGGCATTCGGGATTGCGGGCATCCTCTCAGGGCTCATCGCGGACGCGTCGGGCCCGCGACAGGTGCTTGTCGGCGCGGGCATCGGGTGTCTCGCCTACTCGGCGATCTCGATCGTGCTGCTCGCCGACACGAGGCGGTTCAACGCCCTGAACGCCTATCCGCTCATGCGGGCCGGGTCCGCGCTGGCGTCCCAGCTCCCGCGCGGCGTCACCTATCCCATCGCGTCTTTTCTGGGGCTCGTCGGCTATGCGCTGCTGCCGCACCGGCGGCGGACGGCCAGACGGAACGCCGCCCGGGTGCTCGGGGTCGACGCCTCGAGCGACGAGGCCCGCCGCACGGCGCGGCGGATGTTCGTGAGCCACGGGCTCTACTGGGCCGACTTCTTCGCCCTGAACGGCAGGCTGGGACGCCGGCTGTCCGACGCAACGACGATCGACGGACTCGAACACCTGCAGGCGGCCGTGGACCGGGGACGCGGCGTCGTGTTCGCCACGGCGCACCTCGGAAGCTGGGACGTCGGCGGCACGGCCCTCGCGGGCGTCGAGTCCCTGGGGCCGCTCTCGGCCATCGTCGAGCCGGTCGTCACCGAGGAGTCCGAGGAGAAGATGAAGGAGATGCGGTCCAGGCGCGGTCTGAACGTCATCCCGCTCGGCCGTCCCCTCAAGCTTGGACGGGCGCTCCGGCGCGGTGAGACCGTGTTCTTCGTTGCCGACAGGACCATCGGGGGGGAGGGCATCGAGATCGAGTTCTTCTCTCGTCCCGCCGTCTTTCCCAAGGGCCCGGCGTACTGGGCGATCAAGAGCGGGGCCGCTGTCGTACCGGGCTTCTGCGTCCGGGACGGCGGGCGGTTCATATGCTATGTTGAACCCGCGATCGAGTTCGACGTGACCGGCGACGATGACGCGGACATGGAGCGTCTGACGCGGTCGATCGTGGCGGCCTTCGAGAAGTACATCGGACGGTATCCCTCGCAGTGGTGCATGCTGCAGCCGATCTGGCCGGAGGAAGAGGACAGCGCATGA
- a CDS encoding oligopeptide transporter, OPT family, giving the protein MERETKGLGRSAYGGVSGEDYKPYVGPGRSVRELTLRAVLSGILIGVIFGAANAYLGLKVGITVSASIPAAVIAIALSRSFLGRASVLENNMIQTVGSAGESLAAGVIFTIPALIVLGYMPELSKVFILAALGGLLGVLFMIPLRRYLMVREHGKLPFPEGTACGEVLVAGDRSGGRVRQVMTGLGIGALYRFLMEGLGLWNDVPSWRIRGYDGAEVGVEAAPALLGVGYVIGPRIAAVMLGGGALGWLVLIPFIKMMGAGLGEALYPATGLISDMSPIEIWDNYIRYIGAGAVAFGGLVTLVKAIPTMVKSFGAGMRAITDEKVSGGAVLRTAMDLPMKLVLGGAAVIAVLIWALPQVPVGAVGALLIVVFSFFFVTVSSRIVGLIGSSSNPASGMTIATLLATSLVFLAMGWTGPAGMVAAVSVGAVVCIAICIAGDTSQDLKTGFLVGATPRKQQFGEMIGVLSSAIVVGWIVFFLHRAYGIGSEKLSAPQAVLMSMVVKGVLTQSLPWTLVIIGAFLAGVVELLGIPSLPFAVGLYLPIRLSTPIMMGGLVRLLSERTSCSENELCDRRERGVLLSSGLIAGGAIMGVIVAALVNAGVDEHIHVGYEWAGPAAGAVTMGCFLLLVALLAGSAGLLGGRGGRRGR; this is encoded by the coding sequence ATGGAGCGTGAGACGAAGGGACTGGGCAGGTCCGCATACGGCGGGGTGAGCGGAGAGGACTACAAGCCCTACGTGGGTCCCGGGCGGAGCGTCCGGGAGCTCACGCTCAGGGCTGTCCTCTCTGGTATTCTCATCGGTGTCATCTTCGGCGCCGCCAACGCGTATCTCGGACTCAAGGTCGGCATCACCGTCTCGGCGTCGATCCCAGCGGCCGTCATCGCCATCGCCCTCTCGAGGAGCTTCCTGGGCCGCGCCAGCGTCCTCGAGAACAACATGATCCAGACGGTCGGGTCGGCCGGCGAATCGCTGGCCGCGGGCGTCATCTTCACGATCCCCGCTCTCATCGTGCTCGGCTACATGCCTGAGCTCTCGAAGGTTTTCATCCTCGCGGCGCTCGGAGGCCTTCTGGGCGTGCTCTTCATGATCCCGCTCAGGCGCTACCTGATGGTACGCGAGCACGGGAAGCTCCCGTTCCCGGAGGGCACCGCCTGCGGAGAGGTGCTCGTCGCCGGGGACCGGAGCGGCGGACGGGTACGTCAGGTGATGACCGGCCTCGGAATCGGAGCGCTCTACCGCTTCCTGATGGAGGGCCTCGGGCTCTGGAACGACGTCCCGAGCTGGCGGATCCGCGGATACGATGGTGCGGAGGTCGGCGTCGAGGCGGCGCCGGCGCTGCTCGGCGTCGGGTACGTCATCGGTCCCCGGATCGCCGCCGTCATGCTGGGCGGCGGCGCGCTCGGGTGGCTCGTGCTGATCCCGTTCATCAAGATGATGGGTGCGGGGCTCGGCGAGGCGCTCTATCCGGCGACCGGCCTCATCTCGGACATGTCGCCCATCGAGATCTGGGACAACTACATCCGCTACATCGGCGCCGGCGCCGTCGCCTTCGGGGGGCTCGTCACGCTGGTCAAGGCGATCCCGACGATGGTCAAGTCGTTCGGCGCCGGCATGCGGGCGATCACCGACGAGAAGGTGAGCGGAGGCGCCGTCCTGAGAACGGCCATGGACCTGCCTATGAAGCTCGTGCTCGGCGGGGCCGCCGTCATCGCCGTGCTCATCTGGGCCCTGCCTCAGGTCCCCGTAGGAGCCGTCGGGGCGCTCCTCATCGTTGTGTTCAGCTTCTTCTTCGTCACCGTCTCGTCACGCATCGTCGGGCTGATCGGGAGCTCGTCGAACCCGGCGTCCGGGATGACCATCGCGACGCTTCTCGCCACGAGCCTCGTCTTTCTGGCGATGGGATGGACCGGGCCGGCCGGCATGGTCGCGGCCGTCTCCGTCGGCGCGGTCGTCTGCATCGCCATCTGCATCGCCGGCGACACGTCGCAGGACCTCAAGACCGGTTTCCTCGTCGGGGCGACGCCGAGGAAGCAGCAGTTCGGAGAGATGATCGGCGTGCTCTCGTCCGCGATCGTCGTCGGCTGGATCGTCTTCTTCCTGCACCGGGCGTACGGCATCGGCTCGGAGAAGCTGTCGGCGCCGCAGGCCGTCCTCATGTCGATGGTCGTGAAGGGCGTTCTGACGCAGTCGCTTCCGTGGACGCTCGTCATCATCGGCGCGTTCCTCGCCGGCGTCGTGGAGCTTCTGGGCATCCCCTCGCTTCCGTTCGCCGTCGGGCTCTATCTGCCGATCCGTCTCAGCACGCCTATCATGATGGGCGGCCTCGTCCGCCTCCTGAGCGAGCGGACGTCGTGCAGCGAGAACGAGCTCTGTGACCGGCGCGAGCGCGGCGTGCTTCTGAGCTCCGGTCTCATCGCGGGTGGCGCGATCATGGGCGTCATCGTGGCAGCTCTCGTCAACGCCGGTGTGGATGAACACATCCACGTCGGGTACGAGTGGGCCGGTCCCGCAGCGGGCGCGGTGACGATGGGCTGCTTCCTCCTGCTGGTCGCACTCCTCGCCGGAAGCGCGGGACTGCTCGGCGGGCGGGGAGGCCGCCGGGGTCGGTAA
- a CDS encoding tetratricopeptide repeat protein: MPKHLRPCGPAALVLLAVCLYAAPAVATPVEADSLLARAGRAVERGELQLAVRLYEKAEPMVDDGRVEIGLARVALAREDHDAVIKHARRAIKRDRENSGYHLTLAYGYGLKAARGGMSAVFYAGKFKGACEEAVKYDPENVEAHFAVLQYYLMAPGLMGGGEEKAQETISTIESLDPYYGHLARAVEAWVGEDTERAESEYVAAARVDSTSPEGWALLGMFYMEEERYAAGVPVWERALALDPDDLEVVYALAKARLLAGTELDAAAEGFRRYIEEGGDPRGATEAEARWRLGMTLDRAGMPLEAHGQWRRALALDPELDRAAALIESVEAVYPELN, translated from the coding sequence ATGCCGAAGCACCTCCGCCCGTGCGGCCCTGCGGCACTCGTGCTGCTCGCGGTCTGCCTGTACGCCGCACCGGCAGTCGCAACCCCTGTCGAGGCCGACTCTCTGCTGGCGCGCGCCGGGCGCGCCGTCGAGCGGGGCGAGCTCCAGCTGGCGGTCCGTCTCTACGAGAAGGCCGAGCCGATGGTCGACGACGGCCGCGTGGAGATCGGACTGGCGCGCGTCGCTCTCGCCCGGGAGGACCACGACGCGGTCATCAAACACGCCAGAAGGGCCATCAAGCGGGACCGCGAGAACTCCGGATACCATCTGACGCTGGCGTACGGATACGGCCTCAAGGCCGCGCGGGGAGGCATGTCGGCCGTCTTCTATGCGGGGAAGTTCAAGGGCGCCTGTGAGGAGGCCGTCAAGTACGACCCGGAGAACGTAGAGGCGCACTTCGCGGTGCTCCAGTACTATCTCATGGCCCCCGGCCTCATGGGGGGAGGCGAGGAGAAGGCGCAGGAGACGATCAGCACGATCGAGTCGCTCGACCCCTACTACGGCCACCTGGCCCGGGCGGTCGAGGCGTGGGTCGGCGAGGACACGGAGCGCGCCGAGAGCGAGTATGTCGCGGCGGCCCGCGTCGACTCGACGTCGCCCGAGGGCTGGGCTCTGCTCGGCATGTTCTACATGGAGGAGGAGCGATACGCCGCGGGGGTTCCGGTCTGGGAACGGGCGCTCGCGCTCGACCCCGATGATCTCGAAGTGGTCTACGCCCTCGCGAAGGCGCGGCTCCTGGCCGGGACGGAGCTCGACGCGGCGGCGGAGGGGTTCAGGAGGTACATCGAGGAGGGCGGCGACCCGAGGGGCGCCACCGAGGCCGAGGCGCGCTGGCGACTCGGGATGACGCTCGACCGCGCGGGGATGCCCCTCGAGGCGCACGGTCAGTGGAGGCGCGCGCTGGCTCTCGACCCTGAGCTCGATCGGGCCGCCGCTCTGATCGAGTCCGTCGAGGCCGTCTACCCTGAGCTCAACTAG
- a CDS encoding EamA family transporter, with the protein MGNPKQAVATTVLAGLLWGSSFVVIKIGLESLDPYWFAFLRFATATVIAVSYAAVTGRLRVLGRLLKNPLVILFGISNAVGFIMQFKGQTMTTAGKAALFVNLSTIFVAVGSRFMFRERFGPLKVVAVVAGMIGVFLVTTGGRFTIASPTEFAGDMIILGGAVAWTFFILLDKKIVHGTGVDIRALTAAQVLLTAATALPAALIFAPRAFPSFDASWWAILYTAVFCTVIPFMLWTSGLRYISATVSSVILLIEILFAIVLAAVLLGETLAPVGIVGAGLIALAAYLATRGQIEKAAPGPDIVPE; encoded by the coding sequence GTGGGAAATCCGAAGCAGGCCGTCGCCACGACCGTTCTGGCCGGGCTCCTGTGGGGCTCGTCGTTCGTCGTCATCAAGATCGGGCTCGAGTCGCTCGACCCTTACTGGTTCGCCTTCCTGCGGTTCGCGACCGCGACCGTCATCGCCGTCTCCTACGCGGCCGTGACCGGGCGCCTGCGCGTGCTCGGCAGGCTCCTCAAGAACCCCCTCGTCATCCTGTTCGGGATCTCGAACGCCGTCGGCTTCATCATGCAGTTCAAGGGGCAGACGATGACGACGGCGGGGAAGGCGGCGCTCTTCGTCAACCTCAGCACGATCTTCGTGGCGGTCGGCTCGCGCTTCATGTTCCGCGAGCGCTTCGGCCCGCTGAAGGTCGTCGCAGTCGTCGCCGGCATGATCGGTGTCTTCCTTGTGACGACGGGCGGCCGGTTCACCATCGCCTCGCCGACGGAGTTCGCGGGTGACATGATCATCCTCGGCGGGGCCGTCGCCTGGACGTTCTTCATCCTGCTGGACAAGAAGATCGTCCACGGGACCGGCGTCGACATCCGGGCCCTGACGGCCGCGCAGGTTCTTCTGACAGCTGCGACGGCGCTTCCCGCGGCGCTCATCTTCGCGCCCCGGGCGTTCCCGTCGTTCGACGCGTCGTGGTGGGCCATTCTCTACACGGCCGTCTTCTGCACGGTCATCCCATTCATGCTCTGGACGTCCGGCCTCCGGTACATCTCGGCGACCGTGTCGTCCGTCATCCTGCTCATTGAGATCCTGTTCGCGATCGTGCTGGCGGCCGTTCTGCTCGGGGAGACGCTGGCGCCCGTCGGCATCGTCGGTGCAGGGCTGATCGCGCTGGCCGCGTACCTGGCGACGAGGGGGCAGATCGAGAAAGCGGCCCCCGGTCCAGACATCGTCCCCGAGTAA
- a CDS encoding DUF401 family protein, whose product MEREIVALGSSIVLIVIMVRLRVDLGVTMLAGATLMAFIARLPFGTVAVELGRSFIKLETLQLLGRIVTIIALGALAGRLGYLDRFVSGLRRLIRDNRVVVAVIPAFGGLLPMPGGAMLTAPMVETALDRDSATAEQRFFISYWFRHVWEYIWPLYPAIVFTATLVDRTIADIFIVNYPLTLAAIGGGALLVLRKVPAGKNVTGENIHGARLDVLSGVWPFALVIVGVLVLDIELIYVAVVATILLGLVGRMSWKDLGAAYRRATEFQIVSLVLGVAAYKHILEVAEIVNAVPPFFMEMHMPELLVIAAVPMLIGLITGVTMAFIGVAFPLLVPLMGGDAIDMELVMFAFAFGFVGCLLSPVHLCHVLTREYFKADFGRSYRMLIVPSLIILAVATAIVLV is encoded by the coding sequence ATGGAACGTGAGATCGTCGCACTGGGCTCATCGATCGTCCTCATCGTCATCATGGTGCGGCTGCGCGTCGACCTCGGCGTGACGATGCTCGCGGGCGCAACCCTCATGGCCTTCATTGCCCGCCTGCCGTTCGGAACGGTCGCCGTCGAACTCGGACGGTCCTTCATCAAGCTCGAGACGCTTCAGCTTCTCGGGCGGATCGTCACGATCATCGCGCTCGGGGCGCTGGCGGGGCGGCTCGGTTACCTCGACCGCTTCGTCTCGGGACTTCGACGGCTCATCAGGGACAACCGCGTGGTCGTGGCCGTCATCCCGGCGTTCGGGGGGCTGCTGCCGATGCCGGGCGGTGCCATGCTGACCGCGCCTATGGTCGAGACCGCGCTCGACAGGGACTCGGCCACCGCGGAGCAGCGGTTCTTCATCAGCTACTGGTTCCGGCACGTCTGGGAGTACATCTGGCCTCTCTACCCGGCCATCGTCTTCACTGCGACGCTCGTCGACCGCACGATCGCCGACATCTTCATCGTCAACTACCCGCTGACGCTCGCCGCGATCGGCGGCGGCGCCCTGCTCGTGCTCCGGAAGGTACCGGCGGGGAAGAACGTGACGGGGGAGAACATCCACGGGGCGCGCCTCGACGTCCTCTCGGGCGTCTGGCCCTTCGCTCTCGTCATCGTCGGCGTCCTCGTCCTCGACATCGAGCTCATCTACGTGGCCGTCGTCGCCACGATCCTGCTCGGACTCGTCGGCAGGATGTCGTGGAAAGACCTGGGCGCGGCCTACCGCCGCGCGACCGAGTTCCAGATCGTCTCCCTCGTACTCGGCGTCGCCGCCTACAAGCACATCCTCGAGGTGGCTGAGATCGTGAACGCCGTCCCGCCGTTCTTCATGGAGATGCACATGCCCGAGCTCCTCGTCATCGCTGCGGTCCCGATGCTCATCGGGCTCATCACCGGTGTAACGATGGCGTTCATCGGCGTCGCGTTCCCGCTTCTGGTTCCGTTGATGGGGGGCGACGCGATCGACATGGAGCTCGTCATGTTCGCCTTCGCGTTCGGGTTCGTCGGGTGTCTTCTCTCGCCCGTCCACCTCTGTCACGTGCTGACGCGCGAGTACTTCAAGGCCGACTTCGGGCGCTCGTACAGGATGCTCATCGTGCCGAGTCTGATCATCCTGGCGGTCGCCACGGCCATCGTCCTCGTCTGA
- a CDS encoding sigma-70 family RNA polymerase sigma factor — MMAGSAAGPSPGPPDDVLIQKVLGGDESAFAVLMERYADLVFSVVVGIVRNETDAADVTQEAFVRAYKALPRFRGDSKFSSWLYRIAVNRSLTFIKKRKRRGRQVDIGLGPHIEASALDERPRSDPEKLVLDDEFRRLVHEAVGELPPKYRAAVTLFYIEERSYKEVAGALGIPMGTLKTHLHRARALLKEILEKRLWDERRRVV; from the coding sequence ATGATGGCTGGCTCTGCCGCGGGGCCGTCGCCCGGGCCTCCAGATGACGTGCTGATCCAGAAGGTACTCGGTGGAGACGAGTCGGCCTTCGCCGTGCTGATGGAGCGGTACGCCGACCTCGTGTTCTCGGTCGTCGTCGGGATCGTGCGCAACGAGACCGACGCCGCCGACGTGACGCAGGAGGCCTTCGTCAGGGCGTACAAGGCCCTGCCGCGGTTCCGCGGGGACTCGAAGTTCTCGAGCTGGCTCTACCGGATCGCGGTCAACCGCTCGCTGACCTTCATCAAGAAGAGGAAGCGACGGGGCAGGCAGGTCGACATCGGGCTGGGACCGCACATCGAGGCAAGCGCTCTCGACGAGCGGCCCCGTTCGGATCCCGAGAAGCTCGTGCTCGACGACGAGTTCCGTCGACTGGTCCACGAGGCCGTTGGAGAGCTGCCTCCGAAGTACAGGGCCGCCGTCACGCTCTTCTATATCGAGGAGCGCAGCTACAAGGAAGTAGCCGGGGCGTTGGGCATTCCGATGGGGACGCTCAAGACGCATCTCCACCGGGCCCGCGCTCTGCTCAAGGAGATTCTGGAGAAGCGACTCTGGGACGAACGCAGGAGGGTAGTGTGA